The segment TACAAATTTATACCCTTCATCTTGGAATTTCTTAATTATTTTAGAAAGATTTTTAGGTGTATACTTTCCATTAGTGTGAAATAGTATTATTGAGCCTGGTTTTGTTTTTTTTATAACCCTATTGTATTCAATTTCTTCCCCTTCACCTTTCCAATCTATACTATCAACATCCCACTGAATACAATAATGATTGCTATCTTCTACTACTTGTACTACTAAATCATTGTAATCTCCAGAAGGACATCTAAAGAGCTTTGGCAAAGCTCCTGTTATCTTCATTATCTTTCCATCTGTTATTTCTATTTCCTTAATGATTCTTTCTTTAGAAACTCTACTCATATTAGGATGCATATTAGAGTGATTTCCTATTTCATGGCCTTTTTCATAAATTAATTTTGTGTCCTTTTCAAAATCATCTATCCAAGCCCCAACCAAGAAAAAAGTTGCTTTTACATTATGCTTATCTAATACTTCTAATATTTCCTTTGTCTTATCTTCATCCCATCCACAGTCAAAGGTTATTGCTATTTTTTTGTCCTTAGTATCCACATTGTATATAGGTAGTTTTCTTTCACCTACATTAAACGTACTTCTTGTTTCAGGAAAGCTAAAAAACACCAATAAAAGAACTATTAGAATGCACATAAGTTCTATTGTGTTATTAAATCTTCTATATTTTATCAAAAATAATCTAATCCCCCTTCAAAATAATTTATTTAATTTATATTCTTTAACTTTCTTTTCTATGATGAAATCCATAAAAATATCGGTTTATTTATAAACTTCATCTAGCGAAAATTTATGTAATTAAATCTTAAAATTTGACTTTTATTAAGTTCTGCTTCTTTTTACATTTTTATTTTTTATGTTATAATAAGAATAGTCATTTGAAAAGGAGGCTTAAAATTATGTTTAATGATACTTTAGAATTAGCAGAAAACAAACTTATACTTTTATATATACTTCATAAAATTAATCTTCCTATATCAAATATGCAGCTTACAAATATAGTTCTTGAAAATAATTTTATGAATTATTTTAGCCTTCAGCAGTATTTATCAGAATTAGTTTCTTCTAAATTTGTATCTTATAATGATGCTTTAGAAAAACATAGACTTGTAATAACAGAAAAAGGCTCAAAAGTTTTAGCTTTATTTCAAACTAGAATATCTGATGAAAAAGTGATTTCAATAGATAACTATTTAGAATCTCAAATCAGGGAAATAAAAAAACAAATTACCATAAGTGCTGATTATACCATTGAAAATAACAACAACTTTATGGTAAATTTAAAAGCTTCTGAAGCAAATTACACACTTATAGATATAAAAATAGGAGTTCCCTCCAATAAGCAAGCAAGAGAGCTTTGCACAAAATGGAAGGAACATTCATCTGAACTTTATAATAAAATAATTGAACTTTTAATTAAAGATGAAGTTTAATCTAAGGTCATTCCAGTAGGCTCCCCTCCTATAGGTATGACTTTTTTATTTTGACTTTTTACGTCTATTTCCATAAGGGAATTATTATAATTATCCCCTACATATAATTTGCTTCCTATTCTAATTATTCCCCTTGGCATACCACCTATTCTTATTACACTTATTTCCCTAAAATTAATTATATCTATAACACTTATACTGCCATCTCCGAAATTTGAGGCATAACAAAATCTAGAATCACAGTAGATATCCACGGGACTGTTACCAAGTTTTATTCTAGTTAATATTTCAAAATTTTTTAATGATATAATAGCTAGACTTCCCCTGCAATCAAGTCCTATATTGCTCTCGCATACGTAGATATAATTGCCATCTACTGAAAATATGGCCTTAGTAGGATATGCCCCTACCCTAACTTCCTTAACAAATTTATCATCCTCACAATCAATTAAGGTTATGCTATCGTTTTCAATACTTGCAACCACCATTATTTTTTTCTCTTATCTATATCTATGCTATGTGGTAAATTACCGCACTTTAATTGTCTTAAAGACCTTTTATCTTTAAGATTAAAACTTATTAAAGAATTGGAGTCTCCACATATCACATAAGCTATGTTATTTAAAACTTTAACATCATTACAATGACTTCCTATATAATAATTTTCCGTACTACTGTGGTTTTGAAGGTCTATAACGCTTATATCATTACTATAATTATTCGCAGTTAAAATGTACTTTTCATACTTACATATACCATGGGGTCCTATTTTATCTATACTTTTTTTATTTAAAAATATCTTATTATTCTCTTTAAACTCACATAAATCTATAACAGAAATAAAATCTGATGATGTATTACATACATATAAAGATTTCAAACTATTCACCCCCTATAATCATATATTATGGTGAAAATAGAGTTTTGTGTAATAGTAAATATATTTTTTTATTTCTTTTTTTATTTAAGTAGACAACTTACCCTTAGTAAAATATAATTTATATTAGTGCAAAATAAAATATTATTTTTATTAAATTCTAAGGGGGTTTTAAATTTGTATACATATTCAACTAGTGGTGTTTGTTCTAAAGAAATTAATTTCGATATTATTGAGGGTAAAGTTAAAAATGTTACTTTTATAGGTGGCTGTAATGGAAATTTAAAAGGAATTTCAAGTTTAGTTGATGGACTTGAAGTTTCAGAAGTAATACGTAGGCTTGAAGGAATTAATTGTGGTCCCAAAAATACTTCTTGTCCAGATCAGCTTGCAAAAGCCCTAAAAGAAATTATAAGTAAGTAGTTTTGAATAAAAAAATTGTAGTTAGCATAAATGGAACAGGGGCTACCACATTAGCGTAAAAATTATGCTAACGCACTAGCCCCTTTTTCTATCTTATTACTATAAAAGCTTTATAAATTTATTTATAAACTCTTCAGCTTTTCTTAACTCCTCGTGGCTTGGAACAAAGTTAAATTTAAAACCTGGGTCCAATACTTTTAATTTTAAAGATTTTAATCTTTCAGATAGCATAGGAACGCCTTCTCCACTCCAGCCGTAAGAACCAAAAGCTGCTGCTACCTTTCCCCTATTAACTATTGGTGATACTAAAGATAAAAGATCCCAAGAAGGTTTAACTGCATCTTGATTTATTGTAGGAGAACCTATTAAAAATCCAGAACTCTTTTCAATTGCAGCTACTAATTCATTCATATCAGTGCTTGTTATTTCATAAGCCTTTGAATTTATACCTTTTTCATTTAGCTTCTTTTCAAAATATTTAGCAATGTTTTCTGTATTTCCATAAGCGGAAATATAAAACACTGGTACATTTTTTCCCTCAGGAGTTTCTATTTCAGCCCAATTTTTATAAAGCTCTTTATATTTATTTATATTAACAGTGTGAATAGGTCCATGACTTGGACATACCATATCTAGTTCTAAATCTTTTATTTTATCTAGCCCCGCAATTACAAACTTCTTAAAAGGGCCCATTATTACATCAAAATAATACTTCATCTCATTTAGGTAATCTGAATCACAAGTGTCTTTTATACAATTATTTAGGCAATAATGACATCCCATAAAATCACAAGTAAACAAAACTTTTTGTTCCACTACATAAGTAAACATTGTATCTGGCCAGTGTAAGTTAGGCGCATATATGAATTTAAGTGTATTCTTTCCAAGGCTCAGTTCCTCAGGTTTATCCATAGAATTCAATTCAGTGTTTGTTATAGCCCTACAGTATGTAAGTGCAGCCTTAGACCCTATAACCTTAGCCTCAGGATATTCCTTAATTAACTTAACCAAAGAACCACTGTGATCTAATTCTGTATGCTGAACTATTATATAATCTACTTTCTTTTCACCAATAATACCCTTTATGTTGCTTAAAAACTTATCATAATATCCATCTTTTACTGTATCAATAATAGCTATTTTTTCATCTTCTATTAAATAAGAATTATAAGTAGTACCCTTTTTTGTTTCCATAACTATATCAAATACACGAAGTTCAGGGTTTTCAACTCCAATCCAATATATACCTTCTTTTAATTTCTGAGCATCCATATTGTTACCTCCAGCATTATGATTTTTTTACCTTATGCATATATTTTATCATGATATAAAATTACTTTCAAGTAATAATGACTATTGATTAATATATATTTAACGCAAAAACTAGTTTATCTATTAATATTATCTGCTAATTTTAAAAAATAATTAGCTTATTAAAAAAAGTCTATTTTCTCTTTTAAAAAATATATCTTCATCTCTTTCTTCAATAATTCCCTTACCCTTAGTTACATCAATTATTTTTTGCTCAAAATCCACTTTTTTATCTACTTCAAAATAAAATGTAATTTTCACCTTGTCTGTATACTGAATTTTTTCTATATTAAAAAGATTTTGTTCACAAAAATATTGAAATTTTCCTAGCATATCATATTCTATTGTAATCTCAACTGGAAGTCCCTTTACTTTTTCAACCACACCAGCCTCACTTATAGCTGAGGCTGCACCTTTTGAATAGGCTCTAACAAGACCAGATGCTCCTAAAAGTATTCCACCAAAATATCTTGTAACAACTACTGTGCAATCAGATATACCTTGCTTTTTTATAACTTCAAGCACTGGAATTCCTGCACTTCCTTGAGGTTCACCGTCATCACTATACCTTTGGATGCCCATATTTTTGCCAATTACATAGGCGTATACATTGTGTGTTGCTTGTGAATTCATTTTTTTTATATAATCTATAAAAGCCTTAGCCTCTTCTTCAGTTTCCGTTCTTTTAACATAACCAATAAACTCAGATTTTTTCTCTATAAATTTGGCTTCAGCCTTTTTATTAACTGTAAGATAACTCATTTATTATCACTCCTTAGACCTTAAAAGTTCTGTATTCTAAAGGTTTGAAAAAAATCTTTTATAGCGTTTTTTATATATTCCTTATCTGATTTTTTTCTATTACCTTAAGCTTTGGAACTGCTTTTTGACTTTTAATTTTAGTAAGTGCTTTAACTGCATAAAGCACTACTTGAGGATTTTCATCTTCTAAAGCCCTTATAAGAGGTATTTCAAAGTTGCTACTTTCAAGCTTACCCATAGCAGAAATTGAAAGCCTCCTTATATTAATAAATTTATGTACTGAGGCTTTTATAAGTATGTCCTCTCCATCTTTAAGTTCCCCTAAAATCCATACTGCTTTTTCTTTTGATTTTGGAGGCATATCCCCATAATTTTCTCTTATATATCTAACTAATTCCTTCTTAAGATCCAAATTAAGATTTTTTAAAAATAAGCTTCTGTCATCTTTAACCGCAGAACTTACCTTTTGAAAAAGATCCTCAATACTAGAACTCTTTGCAAGGAATCTGTATTTTATTTTTCCCTCAACTATATGCCTTTGAACTGAAGTCTTGTCCATATTTCTTATTTTGCTTATAGCCTCTATTGATTTGCCTTCTAAAAACAAAAATATGAAATATCCTCTTCAGAATATTTTTGTATGTCCTCCCAATTTATATGAACTAAATTCTTATCCAAACCAATTCACCACTTTTTAAAAATTGCAATACTATGAGCTTTGCTTAAGCTATATAAAATTCAACATTAAGAATTTAAAACATTTTTAATGATTTCCATACCCTTTTGTATCTCTTCCTTAGATAATTGTGAAAAACTCAGCTTAAAATGCCCCTTTCCTTCATGAGGAAATTTATAAAAAGAACTCCTGGAGTGATTAAAACATTTTCTTTCTTACATTCATAAAATAATTTTAAGCTATCCATATTAATTTTAGGATTTATTTTTAAATAAAAACTCAATCCACCCTTAGGATCAATAAAAGAAACACTATCTCTTAATGTATTTTCAATGGAATTTTTCATAAATCTATATTTATCTAAATAAAGTGTATTTAATTTTTTTATATAATCCTTCCAATAACCCTTATTTATGTATAAATCTAAAGTTCTTTGCATTAGACTTGAAGTTGAGATATCCGTATTTATCTTTGAATTCTTCATATTATCTATAAACTTTACAGGAGATATTAAATACCCAAGTCTTATGCCTGGCAAAAATATCTTTGAAAAGCTTTTTATATATATAACTCTATCGCTTTTATCTAAACTTTTAAAGCTATTGTAAGATAAACTTTCATTGTATATTAGTTCAGACAAGTAATCATCCTCTACTATATAAAAATCATAAATCTCAGCTAGCTCTAATATCCTCTTTTTCTTCTCTAAACTGTAACTTATCCCTGTTGGATTTTGAAAATAACTCATTACATAAAAACATTTAATCTTATACCTTTTAAGTATTTTTTCAAACTCCTCTAAATCTGCACCATCTTCAAGAATATTAACTTCTAATATATTTGCCTTTTTCCATTTAAAAACAGATAATGCCCCACTATAAGTTGGCTTTTCAACAATTACATTATCGTTAACATTTATAATGGATTTGCAGACTATATCTATACCCTGCTGAGCTCCTGAAACCACTAATATATCCTCATCACTTAATTTATTGTTCCAAAAAATCATTTATGCTTTTTCTAAGACCAAGATATCCTAAAGTTTCTTGATATACAAGTGCCTCCGCTCCATCTCTATCTAAAACCGCATTAATAATATTTTTAAAGGCCTCCACTGAAAAATAATCTACACAGGTTCCTTCCCCTGTAAAATCTACATACTTCTCTTTTCCATCATTTAAGGCATTTTTGAAAATCTTTATATATTCTTTTCTAAAACCCCTTACGGATTCTTTTCTCTTAGCATAAGTTCCGCTTCCTATTTTTTGAACTGCATAGCCTTCCTCTTCTAACTTTTTATAGGCATTTATTACTGTAACGTTATTTACCTTAAGTAACTTTGATAAATTTCTAATAGAGGGCAATTTCTCGCCCTCTTCAATCTTTTCTTTAAGAATTAAATTTTTAATATTTTTATATATAGTAATAT is part of the Haloimpatiens sp. FM7315 genome and harbors:
- the pdaB gene encoding polysaccharide deacetylase family sporulation protein PdaB — its product is MIKYRRFNNTIELMCILIVLLLVFFSFPETRSTFNVGERKLPIYNVDTKDKKIAITFDCGWDEDKTKEILEVLDKHNVKATFFLVGAWIDDFEKDTKLIYEKGHEIGNHSNMHPNMSRVSKERIIKEIEITDGKIMKITGALPKLFRCPSGDYNDLVVQVVEDSNHYCIQWDVDSIDWKGEGEEIEYNRVIKKTKPGSIILFHTNGKYTPKNLSKIIKKFQDEGYKFVKVSDLIYKEDFYIDSTGKQILK
- a CDS encoding FprA family A-type flavoprotein; the encoded protein is MDAQKLKEGIYWIGVENPELRVFDIVMETKKGTTYNSYLIEDEKIAIIDTVKDGYYDKFLSNIKGIIGEKKVDYIIVQHTELDHSGSLVKLIKEYPEAKVIGSKAALTYCRAITNTELNSMDKPEELSLGKNTLKFIYAPNLHWPDTMFTYVVEQKVLFTCDFMGCHYCLNNCIKDTCDSDYLNEMKYYFDVIMGPFKKFVIAGLDKIKDLELDMVCPSHGPIHTVNINKYKELYKNWAEIETPEGKNVPVFYISAYGNTENIAKYFEKKLNEKGINSKAYEITSTDMNELVAAIEKSSGFLIGSPTINQDAVKPSWDLLSLVSPIVNRGKVAAAFGSYGWSGEGVPMLSERLKSLKLKVLDPGFKFNFVPSHEELRKAEEFINKFIKLL
- a CDS encoding TIGR03905 family TSCPD domain-containing protein, producing the protein MYTYSTSGVCSKEINFDIIEGKVKNVTFIGGCNGNLKGISSLVDGLEVSEVIRRLEGINCGPKNTSCPDQLAKALKEIISK
- a CDS encoding DUF4364 family protein, whose amino-acid sequence is MFNDTLELAENKLILLYILHKINLPISNMQLTNIVLENNFMNYFSLQQYLSELVSSKFVSYNDALEKHRLVITEKGSKVLALFQTRISDEKVISIDNYLESQIREIKKQITISADYTIENNNNFMVNLKASEANYTLIDIKIGVPSNKQARELCTKWKEHSSELYNKIIELLIKDEV
- a CDS encoding YigZ family protein produces the protein MSYLTVNKKAEAKFIEKKSEFIGYVKRTETEEEAKAFIDYIKKMNSQATHNVYAYVIGKNMGIQRYSDDGEPQGSAGIPVLEVIKKQGISDCTVVVTRYFGGILLGASGLVRAYSKGAASAISEAGVVEKVKGLPVEITIEYDMLGKFQYFCEQNLFNIEKIQYTDKVKITFYFEVDKKVDFEQKIIDVTKGKGIIEERDEDIFFKRENRLFLIS